A region of the Jaculus jaculus isolate mJacJac1 chromosome 10, mJacJac1.mat.Y.cur, whole genome shotgun sequence genome:
tctgcctctgactctccttcaaataaataaaaataaaacatttttaaattatagaaacaaagagaatgaaaattaaaagttaaaaattaaagtttatttaATATGCATCCAATAAAATATTCTCAGAATGTGATTGaagaatcacagaaaaaaaaccaAGTGCACCATCTAGTGGACGGTTTCAGTacactccttatttatttattattattatgttgttttttgtttgtttttcgaggtagggtttcactgtgatccaggctgacctggaattcactatggagtctcagggtggccttgagctcacagcgatcctcctacctctgccttccgagtgctgggattaaaggcatgcgccaccacgcccgacttactACTTGTTGAATAGAACAATTAAGCTTGAGTTGATGAAGCCACATAGATCCCTGCACCCAATTATTGAAGAATACACATTTTGTAATCACAAATGCAAATTACAAAAATAAGCCAAGTACTAGGTCATGAAGTACACTCAACAGATTTCAAAGTGCAGGTATTATAATAAACTCGTTAGAGATGCATATCTACATggttttgataattttattttttttaattattttttgttcatttatttctttatttatttgagagcgacagacacagagagaaagacagatagagggagagacagagaatgggcgcgccagggcttccagccactgcaaatgaactccagacacgtgccccccttgtgcatctggctaacgtgggtcctggggaaccgagcctcgaaccagggtccttaggcttcacaggcaagcacttaactgctaagccatttctccagcccataattttatttttaaaagtattgttttcagctgggtgtggtggtgctcagcacttgggaggcagaggtagaaggatctccatgagttcaaggccaccctgagactacatagtaactacCAGGTCAGCctctatcttaaaaataaataaataaataaaacatatatatacatacatatatggtttttaaaattgatttttgtttgttttttctgttttttgaggtagggtctcactgtagtccaggctgacctggaatttactatgtagtctcagggtggcctcgaactcatggtgattctcctacctctgcctcctgagtgttggaattaaaggcatgcgccaccatgcagggcctttttttttttttttttttttttttagagagagagagagaattggcccagtctcagccactgcaatcaaactccagacgcttgtgccacctagtgggcatatgcgacatctggcttacattggtccggggacttgtacatgctaggcaagcacttttaccattGAGCTCCCTGGCCGGCTCTGTGAACTGAGGGCATCCTAGGTACGGTGTTCTTCCCCCTCTCTGAGAATCATGGAAGAACTTGAGAGATTGTCTAGGTCCTAATCTAGACCAGACCCTTCGTTTAGAGATGAAGAAATTGAGGTCCAGGGGAAAGTTACACAGCTGGTTTTAGAAATGAGCTGTCCAGGAAGGAATTGGGTATCGTGAGCTCAACAGCTTTTCTTTGTCTGAAAGAAATCTCTGCCTGCCCGCTCCACCCCGCCtctacatgttttttttaaatatttatttatttgatagagagaggagagacagacagagagaatgagtgcaccatggcctctagccactgcaaactccagacacatgtgccaccttgtgcatctggcttatgtgggtactggggaactgaacctgagaccttagacttcacaggcaagtgccttaacttataagccatctctccagcctctaaaaagttatttatttacaaggagaaagagagagagagaaacaaactccagatgcatgcaccactccatggctttatgtggggactggggaatcgaacccacaccattaggctttgcgagcaagccaCCTGAAAGACTccagtcctttaaaaatattgttgtctacttattttgggagagagagagactgagtttGGGCGCTTCAGAGCCTcttgcatgcagcactttgtgcatctggttgtatgtaggtactgggaactcaaactgactggcaggctttgtgagtaagcacatttaatcactgagccatctctcccaccacccctcctttttttttctttctatgtagggtcttgctgtagcccaggctgacctgcagtttactctgtagactcagggtggccttgaacttatgacaatcctcctacctctgcctcctgagtgctgggatttaagtgttttgtgttttttttttttttttttttttttttttttttttttttttttgtggaggggaAGGTTTATgtaggcttacagactcaaggggaagcaccatgatggcaggaaaaacatggcatgagcagaggatggacatcaccccctggacaatataaggggacaacagcaacaggattgtatgccaaacactggcaagggaaaactacttataacacccataagcctgcctccaacaatacactccctccaggaggcattaattccctaatctccatcaattgggaacctagcattcagaacacctaactttatggggggcTCCTGAATCAAACCtgcacattccatccctggcccccataaactgataaccattcatgatgtaaaatgcaatacattcagtccattttaagtccccatagtttttatcaagccTAATGATGTTGAAACATTTCCACAgtccaaggttttttttgttgttgttgttcatttttttttaaaattcatttatttgagagtgacagacagagagagaaagacagatggagggagagagagagaatgggcccgccagggcttccagccactgaaaacgaactccagatgcgtgcgcccccttgtgcatctggctaacgtgggacctggggaaccaagcctcgaaccggggtccttaggcttcacaggcaagcgcttaaccgctaagccatctttccagcccagtccaagttttttttaactgagccataatgccaaaaaaagaaaagaaaaatcccaaaacacataatggcagtGTTCCACCACTGCCCCCCCgcccgagatagggtttcactctagctcaggctgacctggaattcgctatatagtctcagtgtggcctcgaactcatggcgatcctcctacctctgcctcccgagtgctgggattaaaggcatgcatcaccatgctgatTTGCTATTTTAAACCAAAATCCTAATCTTTTTCCAAACAAAAGCCTGTCCATTTGGACCAGTTGTTTTACCCCAAAGACAAGGGCTGCTCCCCACAGAGGCCTGGTGCCTGGAAGAGCTGGATGTCTTCAGAAGAGcttgaaaagagagaggggaaaaatcCCATCACTGGGAGGAAGGTCAGCCAGCCCAGATGGAGAAGGCAACAGACTTGGGAGAAGCTAAAGGACCACTTGGCTGGACCACCGGACCCTGGGCCAGCTATTGTATAATATCCactgtgttgggggggggggacaaaaaacTAGGACATAGTTTTAGTCTTGCTCAAAAGCCCAGAATGGGCTCCCAACTCCAGGAATCTCTGCTCTTTTCTTCACATGGAAAATGTGAGCCTTGAGAACCAATTTGCCTGCTGGGAGAGGTACTTAGTGTCCCGCCCTGTAATTTAGGGGTACTGGGCCTCCTTACACCATGTTGGGACTGTTTTGCCAAGACCCTATGTCCTGAGCAGCtggttcactttatttttttatttttttaaattttaaaagctgcTCTACAGGCTTGGAGTAAAGAACGCAGGTTGTTGAGATAGAGCTATAGggttttatgggtttttttttaaatttttctttatttatttgagagcgacagacacagagagaaagacagatagagggagagagagagaatgggtgcgccagggcttccagcctctgcaaacgaactccagacgcgtgcgcccccttgtccatctggctaacgtgggacctggggaaccgagcctcaaactggggtccttaggcttcacaggcaagcgcttaaccgctaagccatctctccagcccagctggttCACTTTAAAAgctaaaggagggctggagagatggcttagcagttaaggcacttgcctacaaagccaaaggacccaggtgtacaaggtggttcatgtgtctggagttagtttgcagcagctagaggtctgagtgttcccattctctctctgtctcttctgtctgcctcgctctcaaataaataaaaataatgggctggagaaatggcttagtggttaaggcatttgcctgcaaagccaaaggacctcggttcaattccccagtacccacgtaagccagatacataggtgtCTCATGAAccgggagttcatctgcagtggctggaagctgttgtatgcccattctctctctttcaaataaataaattttatatatatatatatatatatatatatatatatatatatatatatatatatatttaaagttagaggatgctgggtgtggtggcacatacctttaatcccagcactcaggaggcagaggtaggaggatctccaggagGTCGAGGacagactgagactacacagtgaattccaggtcagcttgggctagagtgagaccctacctcaaaaaacaaacaaacaaacaaaagggtgAAGGACAGCATGGTGGTTCAGTCAGTACAGAATGTGTGTTTATTGACATCTGCCCTGGACTCTATGGGCTTCTTGCAAATACAAAAGCATATATAAAGGAAAACATAGGCGGTCAACCCAACGGACTTGAGCTTAGTGGGAGTTGCTCTTTCCAGACTTTATTGAGACACTGTGACTGTCCTTTATTCAGTAGCCCAGCTTCAAACATACACTAGAGTTCCAAGATCCACACAGACACCACTGTACGTGTGAACGGTGACCACGGCTTTGCTTACATCCTGTGGAATAGGGCCAAGAAATATGCTTGGCATTAGCTATTTATTCAGCATCAGATGACTGTTGGTGTGGAGGAGGGCCAAGGCAACTAAACAAGGAAGTACATTTGCACGAACGGCACAAAGTGAGTCCTCAAAGCTgcagtttgttcttttttgttattgttgttgttttcaagggagggtctcactctagcccagactaacttggaactcactatgtagtctcaggccagcctcaaactcacagtgatcctcctacctctgcctcctgagtgctgggattgaaggcacatgccaccacgccctggcACAGCTGCAGTTTTTCCACGGGCCAATTTCTTGTGTTTTGTGGGTGTATGTGAGGCATTGTGTGTGTAGTGTCTACATGTGTGTGCGGATGCACATGCTCTGGGTacatacatgcagaggccagagaatagaAGGTTTCCTCCTCTTTTTGTTCATCCATCTGTTTCCTTGAGGCAGCCTCTTTCTGTCAACCCCAAACAGCTGTTTTCACTGTTTATTCAATCAGTGaaccccagagattttggtagtCCCACTCCCTGCCCCTCGccactgccacacacacacacacacacacacacacacgggactgtggttacagatgtgcatggccatacccagccctttacatggatgctggggaatcgaactcaagaaatctcaggccttcatgcttgtacagaaagttctcttaaccattgagccatcatcTCCCACAGCCCCTCTTGTAtgtctttaaacaaaaaaaaaaaaaaaaataggacagggctttttatttttgtcGTCTTGGGGGCTGTGTGCTAGTCAGTATCATGAGACAAAGACAGTAAGCAAAGGCATGAGACACAGACAAGCATATTACACCAAAACAGATGTATTTAAATTAACAAGTGACGGCACGTGCACCAGTCTCGCAATGGCTGTCACATGAGGTGGTGGAGGGGGTGAGAGAGTAAGAACCACAGAAGACTTAATTGCTCAGAGGTTGCTGAGCCACGGCCGGCAATCTCAAGGGGACCACCCCTTCCCGCCTGCGCTGGCCACCCCGGCTTGCCCGCTGTTGCCTCCTGAATGGCACTCTTGCTTGGCCTGTGCCTGCAGCGGGGCGTCGGACTGGGGCGCTCTGCAGGTACTGGAAGGCACTCTGGCGGCCCACCTGCCTCTCCACACAGTTAAAGGTGAGAGCGACTCCCACATTGCTCTTCATGATCCTGGAGGCGCCATCGGAGGTACCATCGAAGCACCGGCCCAGTGCAATCTCCTTGGCTGTGCGAGGGTCCTGATCGGTGACTGTGTAGATGCCATAGTTGTGACCCAGAGGGTCCAGCGGGGCCAGCATGGTATACTCGCTGGTGTCATTGTTGACTGCCAGTGGTAGGTGGTTGACCAGATACTCATGCAACATGGAGTTCACGCTGGCTCGGTGGCAGCTGCCCTGGGGGATGACCTTCACTAGGGTGCGGTCCACGCGGTCCTGGTCATAGAGCAtcccactgcatttgaactccagacaggcaGAGGAGACATTGGGCTGGTCCCTGTCCCGAGTACTCTTCACATCCCGGATTCCGTACAGCTTCCCCACCGTCTGGCGGTGGGTGCCTCCCATGTTCCGGGATCGTACATTCACCTCCAGTGGCCCCACGATCTTCACCTTGATGTAGCAGGCCCTGAACTCCATTGGCttgggccaccatgccaggtaGTCTTCAGTCCAGCTCATGGGGTCGTCTTCATTGAAGGGAACTGTGTTGTAGTCATAGTGATCCCCCTCGATCTGGTAGAACCGGAAGTGGGCTGCACTGGGTGGTGCCTCCTCACATGCCCGGAGGTTCTCAAAGGCGTAGATGGGCCCGTTGGTCTCCTCGGCTGAGTTGGGCCTCGGCTTGGCCATGCTGATCTGGAAAGCTGTCTTTTTAACCCGGTGGTCTTCGTGGTCCGTGCGACGGTACTTGAGCTTGTTGAGGTAGGGCTGAGGGACGCCAATGGCATTTGGATTGAATTTAGGAGAAGATTCCACGGCTTCCAGTTCTTCCCCAGCCAGGCTGGCCAAGACATAAGCAGAGTAGGCATCGGGAGACTGGTCATCGCAGAAGGCGGGCAGACAGGCCCCATTGGGGCCTGTGATGACGCTGTCAAATCGGCCCCAGGCCCTGGGGTTGGACGAGaagccagttcgaggctccaggTTGATCACAGAGACCACGACCCCCTGGATTTGCTCGCTGGGCAAGAACCTCTCGCTGCGGTAGGCCCTCACCTTGAGGAAGCACCGACGGCTCTCGGGCACGTCTAGGTTAAAGAGCCTCCTCTCACGGATCTCCATGTTGCCCACCAGGAAGGTCcgctcctctctcttcttcctcctttggcTTTCAAACCTGAAATCATCTTCCTCTTCCCACAGTCCCGTGTCTGGGTTGAGTGACCAGAGTTTCATGGTGGGCACGTGCTCAGGCATCTTGACCTGAGTTGAGTCCAGGTGGACCTTCACTTTGCCCACATTAAGTGACTCAGAGGTGGCTTCGTCCCTGAAGTCCACAGAGAACATGCCATATGTTCGAAGCGGGAAGGTGTCTCCTTCATCGTTGATGAAGTTCAGGTCGCTCTGGGCAGCTGTGGCTGTGGAAATATTTCGGGGATCCAGGAAGGTGACACTGGCCTTCACTTTCCCTGTGAAGGGCTCCCCGTTCTGCTTATAGAAACTCTGGGATGGGATCTCCAGTTCAGCCACAGGGTCTTCGCCAACCACCTCTCCCAGGGGGATAATGTTGGTCTCCGTGGCCTCCAAGGTGATGGGCTCCTTCCGCCGAAGCATCTTGACCTCGTGGAACACCGCGCTGCCCTTCCTGTTGAAGGGCAGCACTTTGGTGGTATTGACAAATTTCTGCAGCCTGTCCACGAATGTGAGCACCAGCCTCTCGGTGTCCTGAGGGACGTGGAGGGTGAACGTGCCCTTGTAGCCAGTCATGCTCACGCGGTTGCCCCCCATGTACACGTGGCCAAAGCGCATGGGCTCCCCGTTGTCTGCAGCACTGACGCGGCCTCGGACGATGCTCCGCGTCTCTGCGCACCGCCGGCAGCCGCACTCCACGGCCACCTTAGTCGGCAGCGCGTACCCACTGCACTGGATCTCCTCctcctttgtttttgagatgcCACAGCAGTACTCCACAGAATCCCTGCACCTGATCCCATTATCCTGCTGCCCTGCGCAGGTCTTGACTGGACAGCGGCCTACGTCATAGTAGAAGGAGTTGGTGGCATTCTGGAAACAGTCGTGTGGCAGCCGGATAAGGTAGCTCTCAGGGGTTGGATTGCAAGGTGTCTCATCATGAGCTAAGGAAGAAAGGGTATGGAGGTTACGATGGGAGCTCACCTGCTGACAGGGGACCTCAATACTCAACCTCAATGTCCTTTCTGTCCgtgttttctattattattagtttttgaggtaggatttcactctagtccaggatgacctggaattcactatggagtctcagggtggccttgaactcacggtgatcctcctacctctgcctcccgagtgctgggattaaaggcgtgcaccaccacacccggctctctcaattattttcatatttttattcatttgcaggagagagagagggagagagaatgccaggtcctcctgctgctgcacagaaactctggatgcatgttccactgtgcatctggctttacataggtaccggGTAATCAAGCCcatgctgttaggctttgcaagcatacacctttaactgctgaaacatctctctagcccattgtaagtatttttatttatgtatttcatgtGACAAGGactgggaggaggagggagatagagtgtatgagcatgccaagaccttatgccactgtaaacgaactccagacacatgtgccactttgtgcatctggctactggggaattgaacccaggcgggtaggctttgtaagcaagcacttttaatcactgagcaatctcagcccccctttttatttgtaggtgtgtggtgctggggattgaacccagggcatgcTCCAAGGTGACGGGCTCCTTCCGCCGAAGCATCTTGACCTCGTGGAACACATGCTAAGGaaagcattctgccactgagccatacccccagcCCGCACCTCTCTGCAGTTCTCAAGGGACTTGCATATCTGTTATGCTGGGGGAGATGGGACAGCCACTACTAACCCCATGCTGCACATGGAGAAACAGAAGTAGTTGCTGAGGCCAGTACAGTTGTGCTTTTCAATGGAGAATACGTGAGGGTGCTTGGGGTTATTACTAAAATTGAGGTGCTGCTGGCATATAGTGAACGGACTGTTGCTGCCCTAAGTCCAGCAATGTCTGgcactgttgttgtttttttaatttttttcgtttatttttatttatttgagagtgacagagaggcagagagagagagacaaagagagagagagaatgggcgcaccagggcctccagccactgcaaacgaactccagacacatgcgcccccttgtgcatctggctaacgtgggtcctgggtaatctagcctcgaactggagtcctttgggttcacaggcaagcgcttaaccgctaagccaactctccagccccctggcacTGTTTTGTATGAagacctttattttcttttttctggggcTGCGAAGATAACTCAGCACGTAATAGCACATGCTAtccaagcacgaggacctgagtttgattcccaaaccCCAAGtgaaaagccaggtatggccaTGCACAGATGTAGCCCCAGATCTGAGATGGGCAGAGACAGaactgctggggctcactggtcagctggtCTCACTGCAAacggggagctccaggttcagtgagagcaaGGGGGGAGGATACCGGATGTCTTCCTCTGGACTGTGTATGCGTGCATTTAGGCGGTAGTGCCCATCTACACACGTGATGAGCCACATGtgcgtgctcacacacacacacagagactttTCCTGATTCCTGAATGGTTCTCCCATAGCCCATGAAACACTCACATAGTAGAAACCCTACTTAAAgtgactggagggctggagaggtgattcaGAAGTTAAAGTTGTTTCCTTGGaaggcctgacagcctaggttcaaatccctggtacccatgtaaaggcagatgcacaaaatggtgaaatggtgcatgcatctggaattcattttcagtggcaggaggccctggtgctcccattctctctctctctctctctctttctgcttgcaaataaataaaacgtgtattttaaataaaactaaataaatacagtaattgGAGTCTGGTATTTTTCACATGGCCTCACCCATACACCAATTACCATGTAAATTAACCTAAGATTGTACTTTATTTAGCTTGGCAACAATACCAGAGATCGTTCTTCATGTGAGAAAAACCATGTCCCTATGACAATCTTACTCAAGGACTGAAACACCAAAATGATTCTTGTGTACCCATCAACATTTAGAGATTATGTTTGCATGTGCCTGGCCTCTTCATTTATCTTCTGGAGTTTTGTgccaaagcatttatttatttatttttcttttctggtttttcaaggtagggtctcactgtagcccaggctgatctggaattcactctgttgtcttagggtggcctcaaagtcactatgatcctcctacctcgggcccccaagtgctgggactaaaggtatgcaccactacgcctggctcaaaGGATTtattaataatcataataattcaAGAGTTAAATAATCCTTGAAAAACTCTATTTGGGGATTAACactattttttcctttatgtCAAATTTAGGcccatgtgcatatatatttggaAATTATATATAGTTATCTATAACCTGAACTTCAGAATAGtaaagtaacattaaaaaaatttagggctagggctggagagatgacttaatggttcaGGGCTagcctgtgaagtctagggaccccagttcaaggctcgatttccttggacccatgttagccagatgtacaagggggcacacacgtcgagtttgtttgcagtggctggaggccctagctcgcccattctctctctctctatctgcctgtttctctgtctgtcactctcaaataaataaaaataaacaacaacaaaaaaatttagggctagcccagtgtggtagcacacaattttagtcccagcactcaggaggcagagatagaaggatcgccgtgagttcaaggccaccctgagaatatagagtgaattccaggtcatcctgagctagagtgagaccctatcttgaaaaacaaaagaaaatagcaataataaaaaatttaaactttaggGCTGCCCGggcatgatggagcacacctttaatcccagcacttgagaggcagaggtaagaggatcacggtgagttcgaggccaccctgagactacagagtcat
Encoded here:
- the LOC101609771 gene encoding cartilage intermediate layer protein 1, producing the protein MAGSKIWVFSFLVLEFTSVLGRQTMLARSVRRGVPPGKRTTRAFVKPSDPPASPGEWTAWFNVDHPGGQGDYERLDAIRFYYGDRVCARPLRLEARTTDWMPAGSTGQVVHGSPREGFWCLNREQRPGQNCSNYTVRFLCPPGSLRQDTEHIWSPWSPWSKCSAACGHTGVQTRTRNCLAETVSLCSEATEEGQLCVSQACTACDLTCSMGQVNADCDACMCQDFMLHGAVSLPGGAPASGASVYLLTKTKTPKMLTVTDSSGRFQVPGLCPDGKSTLKITKTKFAPIVLTMPKSSLKTATINAEFVRAETPYIVMNPETKARRAGQTVSLCCKATGKPSPDKYFWYHNNTLLEPSAYKHESKLVLRNLQQAQAGEYFCKAQSDAGAAKSQVAQLIVIAHDETPCNPTPESYLIRLPHDCFQNATNSFYYDVGRCPVKTCAGQQDNGIRCRDSVEYCCGISKTKEEEIQCSGYALPTKVAVECGCRRCAETRSIVRGRVSAADNGEPMRFGHVYMGGNRVSMTGYKGTFTLHVPQDTERLVLTFVDRLQKFVNTTKVLPFNRKGSAVFHEVKMLRRKEPITLEATETNIIPLGEVVGEDPVAELEIPSQSFYKQNGEPFTGKVKASVTFLDPRNISTATAAQSDLNFINDEGDTFPLRTYGMFSVDFRDEATSESLNVGKVKVHLDSTQVKMPEHVPTMKLWSLNPDTGLWEEEDDFRFESQRRKKREERTFLVGNMEIRERRLFNLDVPESRRCFLKVRAYRSERFLPSEQIQGVVVSVINLEPRTGFSSNPRAWGRFDSVITGPNGACLPAFCDDQSPDAYSAYVLASLAGEELEAVESSPKFNPNAIGVPQPYLNKLKYRRTDHEDHRVKKTAFQISMAKPRPNSAEETNGPIYAFENLRACEEAPPSAAHFRFYQIEGDHYDYNTVPFNEDDPMSWTEDYLAWWPKPMEFRACYIKVKIVGPLEVNVRSRNMGGTHRQTVGKLYGIRDVKSTRDRDQPNVSSACLEFKCSGMLYDQDRVDRTLVKVIPQGSCHRASVNSMLHEYLVNHLPLAVNNDTSEYTMLAPLDPLGHNYGIYTVTDQDPRTAKEIALGRCFDGTSDGASRIMKSNVGVALTFNCVERQVGRQSAFQYLQSAPVRRPAAGTGQARVPFRRQQRASRGGQRRREGVVPLRLPAVAQQPLSN